The proteins below are encoded in one region of Apium graveolens cultivar Ventura chromosome 4, ASM990537v1, whole genome shotgun sequence:
- the LOC141720617 gene encoding soluble inorganic pyrophosphatase 4: MTPPIETHTKATISHRSPHPPLNERILSSMTRRSVAAHPWHDLEIGPDAPVIFNSVIEISKGSKVKYELDKKTGLIKVDRVLYSSVVYPHNYGFVPRTLCEDNDPIDVLVIMQEPILPGCFLRAKAIGLMPMIDQGEKDDKIIAVCADDPEYKDYNDIKDLPPHRLAEIRRFFEDYKKNENKEVAVDDFLPATKAYEAVQHSMNLYADYIVESLRR, encoded by the exons ATGACTCCACCTATCGAAACTCATACCAAAGCAACCATTTCCCACCGTTCTCCACATCCACCTCTCAATGAAAGGATTCTTTCCTCCATGACCAGGAGATCAGTTGCTGCACATCCCTGGCATGATCTTGAGATCG GACCTGATGCCCCAGTAATTTTCAACTCT GTGATTGAAATTAGCAAGGGTAGTAAGGTGAAATATGAACTTGACAAAAAAACTGGCCTTATAAAG GTTGACCGTGTTCTCTACTCATCTGTTGTGTACCCCCATAACTATGGCTTCGTGCCTCGCACTCTCTGCGAGGATAATGACCCTATAGATGTACTGGTTATCATGCAG GAACCAATTCTTCCTGGGTGTTTTCTGAGGGCCAAGGCAATAGGCCTAATGCCCATGATTGATCAG GGAGAAAAAGATGACAAGATAATTGCTGTTTGTGCTGATGATCCTGAGTACAAGGACTACAATGACATCAAGGATCTCCCACCGCATCGTTTAGCTGAAATTCGTCGCTTCTTTGAAGATT ACAAAAAAAATGAGAACAAGGAAGTTGCGGTTGATGATTTTCTGCCTGCCACAAAAGCCTATGAAGCTGTACAGCACTCAAT GAATCTCTATGCTGACTACATTGTAGAGAGTTTGAGACGGTAG